A genomic segment from Pangasianodon hypophthalmus isolate fPanHyp1 chromosome 25, fPanHyp1.pri, whole genome shotgun sequence encodes:
- the cdh15 gene encoding cadherin-15, with translation MADKLLVGVCVLVASLGQVMSSPQLRRDNLNPEVLYPWRTKTAGLGRVKRDWIIPPIRVSENSKQVPEYLVQIKSDKVFTGEVIYKLEGPGVDQEPKDLFEIDDKTGWIKSKKPLDRETHKSFTLKAFALSPSGERLENPTTIEIYVLDQNDNRPTFIKEEFIGSVPEFSIPGTSVLTVSATDADDPNTDNAVLSYSITAQESFPPFSINKTMFGINNVTGVIYTRDVGLDRDVVQSFRLTLQVADMSGMGLTSTGRAIIHISDINNHAPQFNPNTYTMFAMENKVGEDVGRVNATDKDEKNGENWRITYSIIKGDSSGNFAIRTDRVTNQGIISVLKPLDFESRAEYQLTVRAENEVPLSIKAPYERTSTAIVTIRVLNENEAPRFYSNPIEVSVPESTEPGTVLISSIAHDAENSKLRFEITQDPEKWLLINRETGEISARKNFNIRSPYVKKNKYRAVVKVTDMDAGGTSIMASLDITLWETNDFPPVLVPLSGIVCSNRERHRLGLLISAVDDDLAPHADPFTFDLADGDMASNWTIIQLNETHAMLQPVIDIDQGEFSIPITVSDSGSPSLSSNALVNVTVCPCDRVGQCMSATAAAIFGAKVGISFIALMVIMASVALLLLLLLLAVAVRTCTRHGVKRGGGLLIGESDDDVRDNVFNYDEQGGGEEDEDAFNIDLLRTPNDMVLPPESFSQPGSGLPKWKQPLRKDAPYNLPSPAYPRKPQGEPTDIEDFIGDCLDVADNDPNVPPFDTALIYDYEGDGSLAGSLSSLASSGSDEDQDYDYLNDWGPRFKKLANMYDPR, from the exons ATGGCAGACAAGCTGCtggtgggagtgtgtgtgctggtggcATCTTTGGGCCAG GTTATGAGCAGCCCCCAGCTGAGGAGAGATAACCTGAACCCAGAGGTGCTGTACCCCTGGAGAACGAAGACTGCAGGTCTGGGCCGGGTAAAGAGAGACTGGATCATTCCACCCATCCGTGTTTCTGAGAACAGCAAACAGGTCCCTGAGTACCTGGTCCAG ATCAAATCAGACAAGGTTTTCACTGGAGAGGTGATCTACAAGCTGGAGGGCCCTGGGGTCGACCAGGAGCCTAAGGACCTCTTCGAAATAGATGATAAAACAGGATGGATTAAGAGCAAGAAGCCCCTGGACAGGGAGACTCATAAGAGCTTCACG CTTAAAGCCTTCGCCCTGTCGCCCAGTGGAGAACGGCTAGAGAACCCCACCACAATCGAGATCTATGTACTGGACCAGAATGACAACAGACCGACCTTTATCAAAGAGGAGTTCATTGGCTCTGTGCCAGAATTCTCTAttccag GTACTTCAGTGCTGACTGTATCAGCAACAGATGCTGACGACCCCAACACAGACAACGCAGTGCTGAGCTACTCCATAACAGCTCAGGAGAGCTTTCCACCTTTCAGCATCAACAAGACCATGTTTGGCATCAATAATGTAACAGGAGTGATCTACACCCGAGATGTGGGACTGGACCGAGAT GTGGTGCAGTCATTCCGGCTGACTCTGCAGGTGGCCGACATGTCTGGAATGGGCCTGACCAGCACAGGACGAGCCATCATCCACATCTCAGACATCAACAACCATGCTCCGCAGTTCAACCCTAACACG TACACAATGTTTGCCATGGAGAATAAAGTGGGAGAGGATGTAGGCAGAGTGAATGCTACAGATAAAGATGAGAAGAATGGTGAGAACTGGAGGATTACTTACTCCATTATTAAAGGAGATTCGTCTGGTAATTTTGCCATCCGGACAGACCGTGTCACCAACCAGGGAATTATCTCTGTACTGAAG CCCCTGGACTTCGAGTCACGGGCAGAGTATCAGCTCACTGTGAGAGCAGAGAACGAAGTCCCTCTTAGTATTAAAGCTCCATATGAACGGACCAGCACTGCTATCGTCACCATCAGAGTTCTAAATGAGAATGAAGCACCACGTTTTTATTCAAACCCCATAGAGGTGTCTGTCCCAGAGTCCACTGAACCAGGGACTGTCCTCATCTCCAGCATCGCTCATGATGCTGAGAATTCCAAGCTCAG ATTTGAAATTACTCAAGATCCTGAGAAATGGCTCTTGATCAACCGTGAAACTGGAGAGATTTCAGCCAGGAAGAACTTCAACATCCGCTCCCCATACGTCAAGAAGAACAAGTACAGGGCAGTAGTAAAGGTCACAGACATGG ATGCAGGCGGTACTTCCATAATGGCCTCTCTGGACATCACACTGTGGGAGACCAATGATTTCCCCCCTGTGCTTGTCCCTTTGAGTGGCATCGTGTGCAGTAACAGGGAGAGACACCGACTTGGCCTGCTGATCAGCGCTGTAGATGATGACCTCGCCCCTCATGCGGACCCCTTCACATTTGACCTGGCTGATGGAGACATGGCATCCAACTGGACCATCATACAGCtcaatg AGACCCATGCAATGCTGCAGCCTGTGATAGATATAGACCAAGGGGAGTTCTCCATCCCAATTACTGTATCAGACTCGGGTTCACCTTCTCTCTCCTCCAACGCACTGGTGAATGTGACGGTGTGTCCATGTGACCGGGTTGGACAGTGTATGAGTGCCACAGCAGCGGCCATTTTTGGAGCTAAAGTGGGCATCAGCTTTATTGCCCTTATGGTCATCATGGCCAGTGTTGCTCTTCTACTGT TGTTGCTGCTCCTTGCTGTGGCCGTGAGGACCTGCACAAGGCACGGTGTTAAGAGAGGAGGAGGCCTGTTGATTGGCGAATCAGACGATGATGTACGTGACAATGTATTCAACTACGATGAGCAGGGCGGgggagaggaggatgag GATGCCTTCAACATTGATCTCCTAAGGACCCCTAATGACATGGTTCTTCCCCCAGAATCCTTCAGTCAGCCAGGATCTGGTCTTCCTAAATGGAAGCAGCCACTCCGGAAGGACGCTCCATACAATCTACCCTCGCCTGCATACCCACGCAAACCTCAAGGAGAGCCCACTGACATTGAGGATTTCATCGGTGAT